A genomic region of Thermodesulfovibrio aggregans contains the following coding sequences:
- the htpX gene encoding zinc metalloprotease HtpX, with protein MHTLKTMVLMVFLTVFFIFIGSLIGGKHGATIALIIALGMNFFAYFFSHKIVLAMYGAKEVSEAEAPELYSIVRTLSQRAGLPMPKVYIIESEQPNAFATGRSPKHGVVAVTTGIMRILSREELEGVIGHELAHIKHRDILISTIAATIAGAISYLAQMAQWAMIFGGRHDDEEGGNPIVALIMMILAPIIAMIIQLAISRAREYAADEGGAKIAGNPLYLANALRKLHHASQAIPMEANPGTAHLFIVNPLSGRSLMKLFSTHPPIEERIARLEAMARRY; from the coding sequence ATGCATACATTGAAAACGATGGTTTTAATGGTTTTTCTTACAGTATTTTTTATCTTTATTGGTTCTCTGATTGGCGGAAAGCATGGAGCTACTATTGCTCTAATAATTGCACTTGGCATGAATTTCTTTGCCTACTTCTTCAGTCATAAAATTGTTCTTGCTATGTATGGAGCAAAGGAAGTTTCAGAGGCTGAAGCTCCTGAACTTTACAGTATTGTAAGGACACTTTCTCAAAGAGCAGGACTTCCAATGCCAAAAGTTTATATCATTGAGTCTGAACAGCCAAATGCATTTGCAACAGGGAGATCACCAAAACATGGAGTAGTTGCAGTTACAACAGGAATTATGAGAATTCTCTCCCGTGAAGAACTTGAAGGAGTTATTGGACATGAACTTGCTCATATTAAACACAGAGATATTTTAATAAGCACAATTGCTGCAACTATTGCTGGAGCTATATCCTATCTTGCTCAGATGGCTCAATGGGCAATGATATTTGGTGGAAGACATGATGATGAGGAGGGAGGAAATCCAATAGTAGCACTGATTATGATGATCCTTGCTCCAATTATTGCAATGATTATACAACTTGCAATCAGCAGAGCTCGTGAGTATGCAGCAGACGAAGGTGGTGCAAAAATTGCAGGAAATCCTCTTTATCTTGCAAATGCTCTAAGGAAACTTCATCATGCCTCTCAGGCAATACCAATGGAGGCAAATCCTGGAACAGCTCATCTATTCATAGTAAATCCTCTTTCAGGTCGTAGCTTGATGAAGTTATTTAGTACTCATCCACCAATTGAAGAGAGAATTGCAAGACTTGAAGCAATGGCAAGGAGATATTAG
- the purE gene encoding 5-(carboxyamino)imidazole ribonucleotide mutase — protein sequence MNSKFKNQSSKVLILMGSDSDFEVMKKAAKVLSDMDVPFELDVCSAHRTPDRAKKYAEEAEERGVEVIIAAAGMAAHLAGFLAAHTTIPVIGVPIASGALNGFDALLSTVQMPPGVPVATVGINASENAAYLACEIISIKYSELRNKLKEKRKEMYNKVLKKSEEIKTKLQNI from the coding sequence ATGAATTCAAAGTTTAAGAATCAAAGTTCAAAGGTATTAATCTTGATGGGAAGTGACAGTGATTTTGAGGTGATGAAAAAGGCAGCAAAGGTTTTATCTGATATGGATGTTCCATTTGAACTTGATGTTTGTTCAGCTCACAGAACACCGGATAGAGCAAAAAAATACGCAGAAGAGGCAGAAGAAAGAGGAGTTGAAGTTATAATAGCTGCAGCTGGAATGGCTGCTCATCTTGCAGGATTTTTAGCAGCTCATACAACTATTCCTGTTATCGGAGTGCCTATAGCTTCTGGAGCTTTAAACGGATTTGATGCCTTGCTTTCAACAGTTCAGATGCCACCGGGAGTTCCTGTCGCAACAGTTGGAATAAATGCCTCTGAAAATGCAGCATACTTAGCATGTGAGATTATTTCTATAAAATACTCTGAATTAAGGAATAAACTAAAAGAAAAAAGAAAAGAGATGTACAACAAGGTTCTTAAGAAATCTGAAGAGATAAAGACGAAACTACAAAATATTTAG
- a CDS encoding PLP-dependent cysteine synthase family protein, whose translation MSVIDIIGNTPLIRLDRINPNPRVILYGKFEGANPGGSVKDRTALYLIKEAEEKGLLTKDKIILEPTSGNTGIGLAMIAAAKGYRIKLVMPACVSVERRRVLEALGAELIISPAEESTDGAIRLAHQIYEDAPELYFMPNQFDNEANVRAHYETTGKEIIEQTNGEVTHFVAGMGTTGTIMGVSKRLKEFNSNIKIVGVEPVPGHRIQGLKNMSEAIVPKIFDPSRLDERFFVNDEEAFDTTRKLAIREGVFVGMSSGAAMHIALKKASELRSGVIVVILPDRGDRYLSTSLFASICSKCPP comes from the coding sequence ATGAGTGTAATAGATATTATAGGAAACACTCCACTTATAAGACTTGACAGAATTAATCCAAACCCGAGAGTTATTCTCTATGGAAAATTTGAAGGAGCAAATCCAGGCGGTTCTGTTAAGGACAGAACTGCCCTCTATTTAATAAAAGAAGCTGAGGAAAAAGGCTTACTCACAAAAGATAAAATAATACTTGAACCAACCTCAGGGAATACGGGTATTGGACTGGCAATGATAGCTGCAGCTAAAGGATACAGAATTAAACTTGTGATGCCTGCATGTGTAAGTGTAGAGAGGAGAAGAGTTCTTGAAGCACTTGGTGCAGAACTAATTATAAGCCCTGCTGAAGAAAGTACAGATGGAGCAATAAGACTTGCTCATCAAATTTATGAAGATGCTCCTGAACTGTATTTTATGCCAAATCAATTTGATAATGAAGCCAATGTGAGAGCTCATTATGAAACCACAGGAAAAGAAATTATAGAGCAAACAAATGGAGAAGTCACTCATTTTGTGGCAGGTATGGGCACAACAGGAACAATTATGGGAGTGAGTAAACGACTTAAAGAATTTAACAGCAATATCAAAATCGTAGGAGTTGAACCTGTTCCAGGGCACAGAATTCAAGGCTTGAAAAATATGTCGGAAGCAATAGTGCCTAAAATTTTTGATCCTTCAAGGCTTGATGAAAGATTCTTCGTTAATGATGAAGAGGCATTTGATACAACAAGAAAATTAGCGATAAGAGAAGGTGTATTTGTTGGAATGTCATCAGGAGCTGCAATGCATATAGCACTTAAAAAAGCAAGTGAGTTGAGAAGCGGTGTTATTGTTGTAATTTTACCTGACCGAGGAGATAGATATCTTTCAACATCCCTTTTTGCATCAATCTGCAGTAAGTGCCCTCCATAA
- the thyX gene encoding FAD-dependent thymidylate synthase, whose protein sequence is MKEVSLKVSILTYTPEPENVVALSARLCYSPVGIKELKEKLTEDEKDRLINLLRDSGHLSPFEHVSFTFAVEGISRACSHQLVRHRIASYSQQSQRYVSKQKGFDFIIPPIINQNNEIREIFLEAMEKAHEYYCRILQQLESKGIKGELAQQDARFVLPNAAETKIVITMNARELLHFFRVRCCNRAQWEIRELATEMLKLVKGIAPKLFKDAGPGCLKGSCPEGKFSCGQIEEVRKKFKSL, encoded by the coding sequence ATGAAAGAGGTCTCTCTTAAAGTATCAATTCTTACTTATACCCCAGAGCCAGAAAATGTGGTAGCTCTTTCTGCAAGACTTTGTTATAGTCCTGTGGGAATTAAGGAGTTAAAAGAAAAATTAACTGAAGATGAAAAAGACAGATTAATAAATCTTTTACGAGATAGTGGACATCTCAGCCCCTTTGAACATGTGAGTTTCACTTTTGCTGTTGAAGGTATTTCAAGAGCCTGTTCTCACCAACTTGTAAGACATAGAATTGCCTCATACAGTCAGCAATCTCAAAGATATGTGAGCAAACAAAAGGGTTTTGATTTTATAATTCCTCCAATTATTAATCAAAATAATGAAATTAGAGAGATCTTTCTTGAAGCAATGGAAAAAGCACATGAATACTACTGCAGAATTCTTCAACAACTTGAAAGCAAAGGGATAAAAGGAGAACTTGCACAACAGGATGCAAGATTCGTTCTTCCAAATGCTGCAGAAACAAAGATAGTAATCACAATGAATGCAAGAGAGTTACTTCATTTTTTCAGGGTTCGTTGCTGCAACAGAGCTCAATGGGAGATAAGAGAACTTGCAACAGAGATGCTCAAGCTTGTTAAAGGAATTGCACCAAAACTTTTTAAAGATGCAGGACCTGGATGCCTTAAAGGTTCATGTCCTGAAGGTAAATTCAGTTGTGGACAAATTGAAGAAGTAAGGAAAAAGTTTAAAAGCTTGTGA
- the hisB gene encoding imidazoleglycerol-phosphate dehydratase HisB, with translation MRKASLSRTTKETDIKVEFNLDGNGQANIKTSVGFLDHMFELFAFHGNFDLKIEAKGDIHVDYHHLVEDLGIVLGKCIDKALEDRKGIKRYGFASIPMDEALTQVSLDLGGRAFLIYNVSVEGYIKDIDIRLFEEFFRAVANNAKINLHVNLVYGKDLHHIVESIFKAFAKSLNEASRIIGENVPSTKGII, from the coding sequence ATGAGAAAGGCATCACTAAGCAGAACAACAAAAGAAACAGATATTAAAGTAGAGTTTAATCTTGATGGAAATGGACAGGCTAATATAAAAACTTCTGTGGGATTTTTAGACCACATGTTTGAACTCTTTGCTTTTCATGGAAACTTTGACTTAAAAATTGAAGCAAAAGGTGATATACATGTGGATTATCATCATTTAGTTGAAGATTTAGGGATTGTTTTAGGCAAATGTATTGATAAAGCCTTAGAAGACAGAAAGGGTATTAAAAGATATGGTTTCGCATCAATTCCAATGGATGAAGCTCTCACTCAAGTATCTTTAGACCTTGGCGGCAGAGCTTTTCTTATTTACAATGTTTCTGTTGAAGGATACATTAAGGATATTGATATAAGACTTTTTGAAGAGTTTTTTAGAGCAGTCGCAAATAATGCAAAGATAAATCTCCATGTCAATCTTGTTTATGGAAAGGATTTGCATCATATTGTCGAATCAATATTTAAAGCCTTTGCAAAATCCCTTAATGAAGCAAGTAGAATAATCGGAGAAAATGTACCTTCTACAAAAGGGATTATATGA
- the hisC gene encoding histidinol-phosphate transaminase: MNKLKVESLARKNIQKLKPYQAKEISCKIKLDANESPFAVKISDFISEINIPLNRYPDPEAIVLRKALSKKIKLSYENIMLGNGSDELIYYLILTFGGPVLYPVPTFAMYGIIAQSVGVEAIECKLDKDFDIDDEKFLKLVKLKKPRLIFLSSPNNPTGNTFSTDKILKIIEFAQKNSSIVVIDEAYQPFSSEKGFLPFLKDYENLLILRTLSKIGFAGLRLGYLIGKKEFLHEINKVRLPYNIDSITQYVATEALNKFYPQIKKFISEIIKERQRVYKRLLKIKKLKVYPSEANFILLKLKNSKEVYKKLLKAGILVRDLSSMIDNALRVTIGTKEENEEFLKALETILEEKG, translated from the coding sequence ATGAACAAATTGAAAGTAGAGTCTCTTGCAAGAAAAAATATTCAAAAGCTCAAACCATATCAGGCAAAGGAAATTTCCTGTAAAATAAAGCTCGATGCGAACGAGTCTCCATTTGCTGTTAAAATATCGGATTTTATTTCAGAAATTAATATTCCACTAAACAGATATCCTGATCCTGAGGCTATTGTATTGAGAAAAGCTCTTTCAAAGAAAATAAAACTCAGCTATGAAAACATAATGCTTGGTAATGGTTCTGATGAATTAATCTATTACTTAATCCTTACATTCGGAGGTCCTGTTCTCTATCCTGTTCCCACCTTTGCAATGTATGGAATAATAGCTCAATCTGTTGGAGTCGAAGCAATTGAATGCAAACTTGATAAAGATTTTGATATAGATGATGAAAAATTTTTAAAACTCGTTAAATTAAAAAAACCTCGTTTAATTTTTCTCAGCTCTCCAAACAATCCAACAGGCAACACATTTTCAACAGATAAAATTTTAAAAATTATTGAATTTGCACAAAAAAACTCATCAATTGTGGTCATTGATGAAGCCTATCAACCTTTTTCAAGTGAAAAGGGATTTTTACCATTTCTTAAAGATTATGAAAATCTTTTAATCTTAAGAACACTGAGTAAAATCGGATTTGCTGGATTAAGATTGGGATATCTTATTGGGAAAAAAGAATTCTTGCATGAAATAAACAAAGTGAGACTGCCATATAATATAGATTCAATTACACAGTATGTGGCAACTGAAGCTCTTAATAAATTTTATCCACAGATAAAAAAATTTATTTCAGAAATTATAAAAGAAAGACAAAGAGTTTACAAAAGACTACTAAAGATTAAAAAACTGAAAGTTTATCCATCAGAGGCAAACTTTATATTATTGAAATTAAAGAATAGTAAAGAAGTTTACAAGAAACTCCTAAAGGCTGGAATTTTAGTGAGAGACCTTTCTTCAATGATAGATAATGCTTTAAGAGTAACAATTGGAACGAAGGAAGAGAATGAAGAATTTTTAAAAGCATTAGAAACAATACTAGAGGAAAAGGGATGA
- a CDS encoding pyridoxal-phosphate-dependent aminotransferase family protein, translating to MLLKRYLLAPGPTPVPPEVLLSMAMPVIHHRSPDFLPILDSAKKGLQWIYQTKNDVLILCSTGTGGMVASVNNFFSPGEKVLVINGGKFGERWVKIAQAYGLNVIEIPVEWGFSIDVNRVEEELRKHPDIKGVFIQASETSTGVYHDVEAVGKIVKNYEDTLFIVDSISALVAHDIKTDEWGIDVMVSGSQKGFMLPPGLAFVSVSEKAWKRNEKSKMPRFYFNLKKERENLAKNQTNFTSAVSLIIGLNEALKLMQKEGLENIFRRHALLARATREAVKEIGLNLFAKGTPSNAVTAIEAPQGIDGQVIYKTLREKYGVTAAGGQDKLKGKVFRFAHLGYADKFDVIVGISALEMTLKELGYPVTFGKGVAKLEEIFSKEEERK from the coding sequence ATGCTCTTAAAAAGATACCTACTTGCACCGGGACCAACGCCTGTCCCACCAGAGGTTCTACTTAGTATGGCAATGCCAGTAATTCATCATCGTAGTCCAGATTTTTTACCGATTCTTGATTCAGCTAAAAAAGGTTTACAGTGGATTTATCAGACTAAAAACGATGTTTTAATACTTTGCTCCACTGGCACAGGTGGAATGGTAGCTTCAGTAAATAACTTTTTTTCACCCGGCGAGAAGGTTCTTGTAATAAATGGTGGTAAATTTGGCGAAAGATGGGTAAAAATAGCCCAGGCATATGGTTTAAATGTAATTGAAATTCCTGTTGAATGGGGATTCTCAATTGATGTTAATAGAGTTGAAGAAGAATTAAGGAAACATCCTGATATAAAAGGAGTTTTTATTCAGGCAAGTGAGACTTCCACTGGTGTATATCACGATGTTGAAGCAGTTGGGAAAATAGTAAAGAATTATGAAGATACTCTGTTTATAGTTGATTCAATTTCAGCACTTGTTGCTCATGACATAAAAACTGATGAGTGGGGAATTGATGTTATGGTGAGTGGTTCCCAGAAAGGATTCATGCTTCCTCCAGGGCTTGCATTTGTGAGTGTAAGCGAGAAAGCATGGAAAAGAAATGAGAAATCAAAAATGCCGAGATTTTACTTTAATCTCAAAAAAGAAAGAGAGAATCTTGCCAAGAATCAAACCAACTTTACATCTGCCGTATCTCTTATTATCGGACTCAACGAGGCACTGAAACTCATGCAAAAAGAAGGACTTGAAAATATATTCCGTAGACACGCTCTTTTAGCTCGCGCAACAAGAGAGGCTGTCAAAGAAATAGGATTAAATTTGTTTGCCAAAGGTACGCCAAGCAATGCTGTTACAGCAATTGAAGCACCACAGGGAATTGATGGACAGGTTATTTATAAAACTTTAAGAGAAAAATACGGAGTTACAGCAGCTGGTGGACAGGACAAACTTAAAGGTAAAGTGTTTCGTTTTGCCCATCTCGGATATGCTGATAAATTTGATGTAATTGTTGGTATTTCAGCACTTGAAATGACTCTTAAAGAACTTGGATATCCAGTTACTTTTGGTAAAGGAGTTGCCAAATTAGAAGAAATTTTTTCAAAGGAGGAAGAAAGAAAGTGA
- the serA gene encoding phosphoglycerate dehydrogenase produces MKVLVSDSISPKGVEILKKAGLQVDVKTGLKPEELKAIIGEYDALIIRSATKVTAEIIEAADKLKVIGRAGTGVDNVDKVAATKKGIVVMNTPGGNTITTAEHAIAMLFALARRIPQAVASTKAGKWEKKKFMGVELYNKTLGIIGLGRIGSEVAKRMQCMGMNVLAFDPFLSDERAEELGIKKVDLDSLLAESDFITVHTPLTPETKYLINKDTIAKMKDGVYIINCARGGIVNEKDLYEAIKSGKVAGAALDVFEKEPPEEGYPLIADERVICTPHLGASTLEAQENVAVAIAEQIIDYLINGTIRNAVNFPSIPFDQVPLIRPYLVLLERMGSFASQIFTKSIKQIQIEYLGEISSVNTQALTAAALKGILDPILGEPVNYVNAPFIAKERGIEVREIKGKEAGDYQSLVKIILIGKDDRAIIAGTLLSRRDPRIVQINDVSMEIIPEGNMIFMRNWDRPGVIGNIGTLLGQNNINIGHMHFGRKEVGGIAFSVISIDAPLTEEIIETIKKLPNILEVKPVYISNN; encoded by the coding sequence GTGAAAGTTCTTGTCAGTGATAGCATTTCTCCAAAAGGAGTTGAAATTCTAAAAAAGGCAGGACTTCAGGTTGATGTTAAGACAGGATTAAAACCTGAAGAACTTAAAGCAATAATAGGTGAATACGATGCTTTGATTATAAGAAGCGCTACCAAGGTAACTGCTGAAATTATTGAAGCTGCAGATAAGCTTAAAGTAATAGGTAGAGCAGGAACAGGGGTGGACAATGTAGATAAAGTTGCTGCCACGAAAAAAGGAATCGTTGTTATGAATACTCCTGGTGGCAACACTATAACAACTGCTGAACACGCTATTGCAATGCTTTTTGCACTGGCAAGAAGAATTCCTCAAGCAGTAGCTTCTACGAAGGCAGGAAAATGGGAAAAGAAAAAATTCATGGGAGTTGAACTTTACAATAAAACTCTTGGAATAATCGGTCTTGGTAGAATTGGCTCTGAAGTAGCAAAAAGAATGCAGTGCATGGGAATGAATGTTTTAGCCTTTGATCCTTTCTTAAGTGATGAGAGGGCAGAGGAACTGGGAATTAAAAAAGTTGATCTTGATAGCCTCCTTGCTGAATCAGATTTTATTACAGTCCATACTCCTCTCACACCTGAGACAAAGTATTTAATCAACAAAGATACAATTGCAAAAATGAAAGACGGAGTTTACATAATTAATTGTGCCCGAGGTGGAATAGTAAATGAAAAGGATCTCTACGAAGCAATAAAATCAGGAAAAGTTGCTGGTGCTGCCCTTGATGTCTTTGAAAAGGAACCTCCAGAAGAGGGTTATCCACTTATAGCAGATGAAAGAGTAATATGCACCCCCCATCTCGGTGCTTCCACATTAGAGGCTCAGGAAAATGTGGCTGTTGCAATAGCAGAACAGATTATAGATTATTTGATAAATGGTACAATTCGTAATGCTGTTAACTTTCCATCAATTCCTTTTGATCAAGTTCCTCTTATTCGTCCATATCTTGTACTTCTTGAAAGAATGGGTAGTTTTGCCTCTCAAATATTTACAAAAAGTATTAAACAGATTCAGATTGAATATCTTGGCGAAATTTCCAGCGTTAATACACAGGCATTGACAGCTGCAGCACTAAAGGGAATTTTAGATCCTATTCTTGGAGAACCTGTAAATTATGTTAATGCTCCATTTATTGCAAAAGAAAGAGGTATAGAAGTTAGAGAAATAAAGGGGAAAGAAGCTGGAGATTATCAAAGCCTTGTAAAGATAATTCTTATCGGTAAAGATGACAGAGCTATTATAGCAGGCACTCTTTTAAGTAGAAGAGATCCAAGAATAGTTCAGATTAATGATGTCTCAATGGAAATTATTCCTGAAGGCAATATGATATTTATGAGAAACTGGGATCGCCCTGGTGTTATTGGTAATATTGGAACTCTGCTCGGACAGAACAACATCAATATTGGACACATGCATTTTGGAAGAAAGGAAGTTGGTGGAATTGCGTTTTCTGTTATAAGTATTGATGCACCACTTACAGAAGAAATAATTGAGACAATAAAGAAACTTCCAAATATTCTGGAAGTAAAACCAGTTTATATTTCTAATAATTAA
- a CDS encoding adenylosuccinate synthase, translating to MPTAVIVGAQWGDEGKGKIVDFLTEEFNFDYVVRFQGGCNAGHTVVVGDEKYILHQIPSGILHKNKKCIIGNGVVVNPESLLKEIETLINKGVEINDNLFIAKHCHIIMAYHIAIEEQLEKSKKIGTTKKGIGPCYTDKIARNGVRMVDLLYPAVLKSKIHANLEIINFLLENLYHTEPLNGEEIFNQYMIYADKLKKYIADTDILINEAIDSGKNVLFEGAQGTLLDIDHGTYPYVTSSNTVAGGACTGAGVSPKKIDSIIGIVKAYTTRVGGGPFPTEMKDELGESIRQKGGEYGATTGRPRRCGWLDLVGLKHSVRVNGFTGIAITKLDILDGIEKLKVCVGYRYGNTVLEEFPKEIEILENCIPIYEELPGWKDSTKGIKNYEELPGNAKKYLEFIEKSLKVKIQIISTGQKRDEIIIKESPL from the coding sequence ATGCCAACAGCTGTCATCGTAGGAGCACAATGGGGAGATGAAGGAAAAGGTAAAATAGTTGATTTTTTAACAGAAGAGTTTAATTTTGATTATGTTGTAAGATTTCAGGGTGGATGCAATGCGGGTCATACTGTTGTTGTAGGAGATGAAAAGTATATACTACATCAGATTCCTTCAGGTATTCTCCATAAAAATAAGAAATGCATTATTGGAAACGGCGTTGTTGTTAATCCAGAAAGTTTATTAAAAGAGATAGAGACATTAATAAATAAAGGAGTAGAAATCAACGATAATCTTTTCATTGCAAAACACTGTCATATTATTATGGCATATCACATTGCCATAGAGGAACAACTTGAAAAAAGTAAAAAAATCGGTACGACAAAAAAGGGTATAGGACCATGTTACACTGATAAAATTGCCCGTAATGGTGTTAGAATGGTTGATCTTTTGTATCCAGCGGTACTGAAAAGTAAAATTCATGCAAATCTTGAAATAATCAATTTCTTACTCGAAAATTTATATCACACTGAGCCATTGAATGGGGAGGAGATATTCAATCAATATATGATTTATGCAGACAAACTTAAAAAATACATTGCCGATACTGATATTTTGATAAATGAAGCAATTGACAGCGGTAAGAATGTTTTATTTGAAGGTGCACAGGGTACTCTTCTTGATATTGACCACGGAACATATCCTTATGTTACTTCTTCAAACACAGTGGCTGGAGGTGCATGCACAGGAGCAGGAGTAAGTCCTAAAAAAATTGATAGCATTATCGGAATTGTAAAGGCTTACACTACAAGAGTGGGCGGAGGACCTTTCCCTACAGAAATGAAAGATGAACTTGGTGAATCCATAAGACAAAAAGGTGGCGAGTATGGTGCAACCACAGGAAGACCTCGTAGATGTGGTTGGCTTGATCTTGTTGGATTAAAACATTCTGTAAGAGTTAATGGATTTACAGGGATTGCAATAACAAAACTTGATATTCTTGATGGAATTGAAAAATTAAAAGTATGTGTTGGATATAGATATGGAAATACAGTTTTGGAAGAATTTCCAAAGGAGATAGAAATTCTTGAAAACTGTATACCCATATATGAGGAACTTCCAGGCTGGAAGGATAGCACAAAAGGTATAAAAAACTATGAAGAATTACCCGGGAATGCAAAAAAATATCTAGAGTTTATAGAAAAAAGTTTAAAGGTTAAGATTCAGATTATTTCAACGGGACAGAAAAGAGATGAAATTATCATTAAGGAGTCTCCTCTATGA
- a CDS encoding ComF family protein yields MKLSLRSLLYDLVFFESCPICKKKSYWKYSPFCEDCWNSIEVFNLHQITTGNFHRDFWKFVDSLTCFGAYEGVLKDAIHCFKYGGIKRIGKELGRLLSSVKPPEIDILIPVPLHINKLRQREFNQSAILAKECSKAWKISLSLKILYKIKHTLDQASLEAKDRFNNVKDAYIVKESINGLKIGLIDDVTTTGATLMECAKVLKKAGAKEIHAITLARA; encoded by the coding sequence ATGAAATTATCATTAAGGAGTCTCCTCTATGATTTAGTCTTTTTTGAAAGTTGTCCTATATGTAAGAAAAAGTCATACTGGAAGTATTCTCCCTTTTGTGAAGACTGCTGGAACAGTATAGAGGTTTTCAATTTACACCAAATTACCACAGGAAATTTTCATAGAGATTTCTGGAAGTTTGTTGATTCATTAACTTGCTTTGGAGCATATGAAGGAGTACTCAAAGATGCAATACATTGTTTTAAATATGGTGGTATAAAAAGAATTGGCAAAGAACTTGGAAGACTTCTCAGCTCAGTTAAACCACCAGAAATTGATATATTAATCCCTGTACCTTTGCACATAAATAAACTACGCCAAAGAGAGTTTAATCAATCAGCAATTCTTGCAAAGGAATGTTCAAAGGCATGGAAAATCTCTCTATCACTTAAAATTCTATATAAAATTAAACATACTCTTGATCAGGCTTCACTTGAGGCAAAAGATAGGTTTAATAATGTAAAAGATGCATATATAGTAAAAGAGTCGATTAATGGCTTAAAAATAGGACTTATTGATGATGTTACCACAACTGGAGCCACTTTAATGGAGTGTGCAAAGGTACTTAAAAAAGCAGGAGCAAAGGAGATTCATGCCATAACACTGGCAAGAGCTTAG
- a CDS encoding sulfite exporter TauE/SafE family protein, producing the protein MLDFLTYTFPISGVTTNILIPPIVAFIVSFFTSMGGVSGAFLLLPFQVSFLNYTSPGVSGTNFIFNVVAIPSGVYRYHKEKRIPWPLAWVIMVGTVPGIIIGYYIRIKILPDPKSFKFFVGLVLLYIGVRLFFDVIKKKKAAAQKKFDQKLTKEAVVKTISFSLKKTVYEFWGEQFSFSTIGVFTLAFIIGVIGGAYGIGGGAIMSPFLVTFFKLPVHSIAGACLMGTATASVFGVLYYAIIPSPPGLQTGPDWLLGILFGIGGAFGIYLGARMQKHVPQKHIKLILSILIVYIALRYITQFFY; encoded by the coding sequence ATGTTAGATTTCCTCACATATACATTTCCCATATCAGGTGTTACGACCAATATTCTTATTCCACCCATTGTTGCTTTTATTGTTTCTTTTTTTACATCAATGGGAGGAGTCTCAGGTGCCTTTCTTCTGTTACCCTTTCAAGTAAGTTTTCTTAACTACACCTCTCCAGGAGTAAGTGGAACTAATTTTATTTTTAATGTAGTTGCCATTCCTTCTGGAGTTTATAGATATCATAAAGAAAAGAGAATTCCCTGGCCTCTTGCATGGGTAATTATGGTAGGGACAGTTCCTGGAATAATCATCGGATATTATATAAGAATAAAAATTCTTCCAGACCCAAAATCTTTTAAATTTTTTGTTGGGCTTGTACTTCTATACATTGGTGTAAGGCTTTTTTTTGATGTTATTAAGAAGAAAAAAGCAGCCGCACAGAAAAAGTTTGATCAGAAGCTCACAAAAGAAGCTGTAGTGAAAACAATCTCTTTTTCATTGAAAAAAACTGTTTATGAATTCTGGGGTGAGCAATTTTCATTCAGCACTATAGGGGTTTTTACTCTTGCCTTTATCATAGGAGTAATAGGTGGTGCCTATGGTATTGGTGGTGGAGCAATTATGTCTCCATTTCTGGTAACATTCTTTAAACTTCCTGTTCACAGCATAGCAGGTGCCTGTCTTATGGGAACTGCTACAGCTTCTGTTTTTGGCGTTCTTTACTATGCAATAATACCCTCACCTCCAGGTCTTCAGACAGGACCTGACTGGTTGCTTGGTATTCTCTTTGGAATTGGTGGTGCTTTTGGAATATATCTTGGAGCAAGGATGCAGAAACATGTTCCTCAAAAACACATAAAGCTTATTTTAAGTATTTTAATAGTCTATATTGCTTTACGATATATTACTCAGTTTTTTTACTAA
- a CDS encoding thioredoxin family protein, with amino-acid sequence MEIKILGPGCANCYKVEETVKKVVSQLGIQAEISHIKDIKEIFKYTQVTPGLLVNGKLKHAGFPLPSEDKIRNILIEELSSK; translated from the coding sequence ATGGAAATAAAAATTCTTGGACCTGGATGTGCAAACTGTTACAAAGTTGAAGAGACAGTAAAGAAAGTTGTCTCTCAACTTGGAATTCAGGCTGAAATCAGTCATATCAAAGATATAAAGGAAATTTTTAAATACACTCAGGTTACACCTGGCTTGCTTGTTAATGGAAAGCTTAAGCACGCCGGTTTTCCTCTCCCTTCAGAAGATAAAATTAGAAATATACTGATTGAAGAGCTCAGTTCAAAATAA